The Streptomyces sp. NBC_01255 genome window below encodes:
- a CDS encoding 4'-phosphopantetheinyl transferase family protein, with product MIGELVPGSVATEWRLDDSEQVTLFPEETALVARSVEKRRQEFATVRLCARLALGRFGVPAGPLTPGPRGEPRWPAGIAGSMTHCEGYRAAAVARSTDVVSLGIDAEPAEPLPDGVLGVVSLPEERRHLASLEAGDPAVSWEKLLFSAKESVFKTWYPLTGRELDFDEAVVEFTPDDGNGRAGTFDARLLVPGPTVDGAPREHFTGRWLARGGLVITAIVLTR from the coding sequence ATGATCGGCGAGCTCGTGCCCGGGTCGGTCGCCACGGAGTGGCGCCTCGACGACTCCGAACAGGTCACGCTCTTCCCCGAGGAGACGGCGCTCGTCGCCAGATCGGTCGAGAAGCGGCGGCAGGAGTTCGCCACCGTCCGGCTCTGCGCGCGGCTCGCGCTGGGCCGGTTCGGGGTGCCTGCGGGTCCCCTGACACCGGGCCCGCGCGGGGAGCCGCGGTGGCCGGCGGGCATCGCCGGAAGCATGACCCACTGCGAGGGCTACCGGGCCGCCGCGGTGGCCCGGTCGACGGACGTCGTGTCGCTCGGCATAGACGCCGAGCCGGCCGAGCCCCTCCCGGACGGCGTCCTCGGGGTGGTGTCCCTGCCCGAGGAACGCCGTCACCTGGCCTCCCTGGAGGCCGGGGACCCGGCGGTCTCCTGGGAGAAGCTCCTCTTCAGCGCCAAGGAGAGCGTCTTCAAGACCTGGTACCCGCTGACCGGGCGCGAGCTGGACTTCGACGAGGCGGTGGTCGAGTTCACCCCGGACGACGGGAACGGCCGCGCGGGCACCTTCGACGCGCGGCTGCTCGTACCCGGGCCGACGGTCGACGGCGCCCCGCGGGAGCACTTCACCGGGCGCTGGCTCGCCCGGGGCGGACTGGTGATCACGGCGATCGTCCTGACCCGGTAA